The Vulgatibacter sp. region GGGGCCCTTCTTCCTCGCCCACCTGGCCGGCGACGGATTCGACGTCGCCGGGGCCACGCTGCCGGGGCTGCCGGGCGTGCTGATCGGCCACAACCGGGAGATCGCCTGGGGGATCACCCTGGTGCTCGCGCAGGACGCCGACCTCTACACCGAGGCGATCGCCGCCGACGGCACCTACCGCGTGGACGGCGGGCGCCTGCCCCTCGAGGTCGAGCGGACGGAGATCGCGGTGCGGGGCAGGGCGACGAAGGTGATCCGGGAGATCCGCCGCACCCGGCACGGGCCGCTCCTCACCGACCTCTTCGAACCGCCCCACGAGACCGCCTCCGGTCTCGCCCTGCGCTGGACCGGCCAGGAGCCCTCCCGGGAGATGGACGCGCTCCTCGGCGTCAACCGGGCCACCGACTGGAGCTCCTTCCGCGCGGCGCTGCGGCACCACGGCGCGCCGGCGCTCCATTTCTGCTACGCCGACCGCGCCGGCCACATCGGCTACCAGCTCGCCGGCCGCGTCCCCCGGCGCGCCTCCGGCGACGACCTCGCCGTGCGCGACGGTGCCACCGATCCCGGCTGGGCGAGCTTCGTCCCCTGGGAGGATCTGCCCAGCCTCTTCGATCCCGCGGAGGGGATCGTCGCCACCGCCAACCAGCTCGTGGTCGACGAGAGCTACCCCCACCACCTCACCCACCTGGCGGAGCCGCCGTGGCGCTACCGGCGGATTCGCTCGATGCTCGGCGGCGAGCGGCGCCTCACCGCCGAGGAGATGATCTCGGTGCAGCTCGATCTCTACAGCGGCTGGGCGGAGCGCCTCACCGAAGCGCTGCTCGTGCCCCTCGCCGCGGAGGAGTCGGGCTCGATCCTCACCCAGCGCGGCAAGGAGGTCCTCGCCAGGATCCTCGCCTGGGATCACGTCGCCCGCAGCGAGAGCGACGGCGCCGCGCTCTTCTACCTCTTCCACGACGCCCTCGTCCGGGAGCTGCTCGAGGAGGCGTTGGGGGGCGACAGGCTGCGTGCGTGGCTCGAGCTGCTCAACGCTTCGGTGGTCCCCATCGAGCGGCTGCTGGTGGAGGGCAAGGCGTCCTGGCTCTCGCCGGAGGATCGCCGGGCCGCCTGCGCCCGCGCCCTGGACCGGGCCGCCGCAGCGATCACCCAGCGGCTCGGCGCCGACCCCGCCGGTTGGCGGTGGGGCGCGCTCCACACCGCGCGGCTCCGGCATCGCCTCGATCCGCTGCGCCCCCTTCGCCCGCTCCTCTCCCCCGGCCCCTTCGAGACCGGCGGCGACGGCATGACCATCAACAACGGCCACTACGTGCACGCCGAGCCCTGGGAGCACCGGGTCGGCGCGGTCTACCGGCAGATCTTCGACCTCGCCGATTGGGACA contains the following coding sequences:
- a CDS encoding penicillin acylase family protein, with amino-acid sequence MTRAAGNRRRRRGRLRVPGLRSDVEVLYSEGHVPHLYASSEDDLFFAQGWLTASERLWQMDFLRRAAQGRLAEILGEREVAWRELTILLRGRTTVDVDHLLRLAGIAPAARASWPLLEPATRRILERYAQGVNARIAEGRLPLEFRLLRYRPEPWTPQDSLAVQRALAFELAPTWRAILALEGLRAAIAAPERLAALLPIASVGPHPLVPEAARLAALAAAEEHQTALGGPHVGSNAWAVGPARSASRAPLLCNDPHLPLTAPGPFFLAHLAGDGFDVAGATLPGLPGVLIGHNREIAWGITLVLAQDADLYTEAIAADGTYRVDGGRLPLEVERTEIAVRGRATKVIREIRRTRHGPLLTDLFEPPHETASGLALRWTGQEPSREMDALLGVNRATDWSSFRAALRHHGAPALHFCYADRAGHIGYQLAGRVPRRASGDDLAVRDGATDPGWASFVPWEDLPSLFDPAEGIVATANQLVVDESYPHHLTHLAEPPWRYRRIRSMLGGERRLTAEEMISVQLDLYSGWAERLTEALLVPLAAEESGSILTQRGKEVLARILAWDHVARSESDGAALFYLFHDALVRELLEEALGGDRLRAWLELLNASVVPIERLLVEGKASWLSPEDRRAACARALDRAAAAITQRLGADPAGWRWGALHTARLRHRLDPLRPLRPLLSPGPFETGGDGMTINNGHYVHAEPWEHRVGAVYRQIFDLADWDRSRVITCSGQSGDPLSRHYRDQLPLWAQGDYLPLPFGRAAVERAAATAGRLQLAPPA